From one Agathobaculum sp. NTUH-O15-33 genomic stretch:
- a CDS encoding saccharopine dehydrogenase family protein, whose amino-acid sequence MGKALIIGCGGVASVAIHKCCQNSAVFEEIMIASRTKSKCDALRDKLDGTTTTKIRTAKVDADSVDELVALIEEFRPDIVMNLALPYQDLTIMDACLKTKTHYMDTANYEPEDTAKFEYSWQWAYREKFEQAGITALLGSGFDPGVTGVFSAYALKHEFDEINRIDILDCNGGDHGYPFATNFNPEINIREVSAKGSYWENGHWVETEPMEIKREYDFDGVGRKDMYLLHHEEIESLALNIPGIQRIRFFMTFGQSYLTHLKCLENVGMTSIVPIEFEGKQIVPLQFLKAVLPDPASLGPRTVGKTNIGCIFEGKKDGKAKTYYLYNICDHQECYREVGSQAISYTTGVPAMIGASMILTGAWNKPGVHNIEEFDPDPFMDALNKWGLPWQESHAPTLVE is encoded by the coding sequence ATGGGAAAAGCATTGATCATCGGCTGCGGCGGCGTCGCCTCGGTCGCTATCCACAAGTGCTGCCAGAACAGCGCTGTTTTTGAGGAGATCATGATCGCTTCGCGCACCAAATCCAAGTGCGACGCGCTGCGCGATAAGCTGGACGGCACAACCACCACCAAGATCCGCACCGCCAAGGTGGACGCGGACAGTGTCGACGAGTTGGTCGCCCTGATCGAGGAATTCCGTCCCGATATCGTCATGAATCTGGCCCTGCCCTATCAGGATCTGACGATCATGGACGCCTGCCTCAAGACCAAAACGCACTACATGGACACCGCCAACTACGAGCCCGAGGATACCGCCAAGTTTGAATATTCTTGGCAGTGGGCGTACCGCGAAAAGTTTGAGCAGGCAGGTATTACGGCACTGCTCGGCTCCGGCTTCGATCCCGGCGTGACCGGCGTTTTTTCCGCCTACGCGCTGAAGCATGAATTCGACGAGATCAACCGGATCGACATTCTGGACTGCAACGGCGGCGACCACGGCTATCCGTTCGCCACCAACTTCAACCCCGAGATCAATATCCGCGAGGTATCGGCCAAGGGCTCTTATTGGGAAAACGGCCACTGGGTCGAGACCGAGCCCATGGAGATCAAGCGCGAGTATGACTTTGACGGCGTGGGCCGGAAGGACATGTACCTGCTGCACCACGAGGAGATCGAATCTCTGGCGCTCAACATCCCCGGCATCCAGCGCATCCGCTTCTTTATGACCTTTGGCCAGAGCTATCTGACGCACCTCAAGTGTCTGGAAAACGTGGGCATGACCTCGATCGTGCCGATCGAGTTTGAGGGCAAGCAGATCGTGCCCCTGCAATTCCTCAAGGCCGTGCTGCCCGATCCCGCCTCGCTCGGCCCGCGCACGGTGGGCAAAACCAACATCGGCTGCATTTTCGAGGGCAAGAAGGACGGCAAGGCCAAGACCTACTATCTCTATAATATCTGCGACCATCAGGAGTGCTACCGCGAGGTCGGCTCGCAGGCCATTTCCTACACCACCGGCGTGCCCGCAATGATCGGCGCGTCGATGATCCTGACCGGCGCTTGGAACAAGCCCGGCGTGCACAACATCGAAGAGTTCGATCCCGATCCGTTCATGGACGCGCTGAACAAATGGGGCCTGCCGTGGCAGGAGAGCCATGCTCCCACGCTGGTCGAATAA
- the speE gene encoding polyamine aminopropyltransferase, with the protein MHLTFTEMHTPTVGLQIAVDRQLYTEQSDFQRIDVFECEEFGRFLTLDGYMMLTERDEFIYHEMMVHVPLAVLGERVRRVLVIGGGDGGCVRELTRYDHIDRIDLVEIDERVVAVCQEYLPSVACKLTDPRVHLLYQDGLKYIRHVEDAYDLIIIDSTDPFGPGEGLFTMEFYGNCYKALKADGVLVNQHESPFYKGDAQACQRAHKNIVHSFELSRVYQAHIPTYPSGHWLFGFSSRGIHPVRDLKAGWWNSLGLETRYYNTNLHKGAFYLPNYVQKLLEKVEET; encoded by the coding sequence ATGCATCTGACCTTTACCGAAATGCACACGCCGACCGTCGGCTTGCAGATCGCGGTGGATCGCCAGCTTTATACCGAGCAAAGCGACTTTCAGCGCATCGACGTGTTCGAGTGCGAGGAATTCGGCCGTTTCCTAACGCTGGACGGCTATATGATGTTGACCGAGCGCGACGAATTCATCTATCACGAAATGATGGTGCACGTACCGCTCGCCGTGCTTGGCGAGCGCGTGCGACGCGTGCTCGTCATCGGCGGCGGGGACGGCGGCTGCGTGCGCGAGCTTACCCGTTACGATCACATCGACCGGATCGATCTGGTCGAGATCGACGAGCGCGTCGTCGCGGTGTGTCAGGAATACCTGCCCTCGGTCGCTTGCAAGCTTACCGACCCGCGCGTGCATCTGCTGTATCAGGACGGGTTAAAATACATCCGCCATGTGGAGGATGCGTACGATCTGATTATCATCGATTCCACCGATCCCTTCGGCCCCGGCGAGGGATTGTTTACGATGGAGTTTTACGGCAACTGCTACAAGGCGCTGAAAGCGGACGGCGTGCTCGTCAACCAGCACGAAAGCCCCTTTTACAAGGGCGACGCGCAGGCCTGCCAGCGTGCGCACAAGAACATCGTGCACTCGTTCGAGTTGTCCCGCGTCTATCAGGCGCATATCCCGACCTATCCGTCGGGCCACTGGCTGTTCGGCTTCTCTTCGCGCGGCATCCATCCGGTGCGCGACCTAAAGGCCGGCTGGTGGAACAGTCTGGGGCTGGAAACCCGCTATTATAACACGAACCTGCATAAGGGCGCGTTTTATTTACCGAATTATGTACAAAAACTGCTGGAAAAAGTGGAGGAAACCTAA
- a CDS encoding aminotransferase class I/II-fold pyridoxal phosphate-dependent enzyme: protein MDQSRAPILEALEQFKSMRIVPFDVPGHKRGRGNPDLTRFLGEQCMTVDVNSMKPLDNLCHPSSVIREAEELAAEAFGARHAFLMVGGTTSSVQSMVLAAVSRGDEIILPRNVHRSVINALVLTGAVPVYINPQMNDRLGISLGMSVADVKAAIEKHPNAKAVLVNNPTYYGVCSDIRQIAKLAHAAGMKVLADEAHGTHFYFGENMPVSAMAAGADLAAVSMHKSGGSLTQSSFLLCGQNMNPDHVRQFINLTQTTSGSYLLMVSLDISRRTLALHGDHIFRKVTNLTEYARNEINQIGDYYAYGRELCNGDTVFDFDVTKLAVNTLDLGLAGIEVYDILRDFYDIQTEFGDLGNLLAYVSVGDRERDLERLVAALSDIRRRYKRTKATLMRQEYINPEVAAAPQEAFYAEKQSLPLGETVGHICAEFVMCYPPGIPILAPGERITGAILDYIRYAKEKHCLLTGTEDPDVNELQVIKGGNSPCI, encoded by the coding sequence TTGGATCAGTCCCGCGCGCCCATTTTGGAGGCGCTCGAACAATTTAAGTCTATGCGCATCGTGCCGTTTGATGTACCCGGGCACAAGCGCGGACGCGGCAACCCCGACCTGACCCGCTTTCTGGGCGAGCAGTGCATGACCGTGGACGTGAACTCCATGAAACCGCTGGACAACCTCTGCCACCCGTCGAGCGTGATCCGCGAGGCGGAGGAGCTCGCGGCCGAGGCCTTCGGCGCGCGGCACGCCTTTTTGATGGTGGGCGGCACGACCTCCTCGGTGCAGTCGATGGTGCTGGCCGCCGTCAGCCGGGGGGATGAGATCATCCTGCCGCGCAATGTGCACCGCTCGGTCATCAACGCGCTCGTGCTGACCGGCGCCGTGCCGGTCTATATTAATCCGCAGATGAACGACCGTCTTGGCATTTCGCTTGGCATGTCGGTCGCGGACGTGAAGGCCGCGATCGAAAAGCACCCGAACGCCAAGGCCGTTTTGGTCAACAACCCAACGTATTACGGCGTTTGCTCGGATATCCGGCAGATCGCCAAACTGGCGCACGCCGCGGGCATGAAGGTGCTGGCGGACGAAGCGCACGGCACCCACTTTTATTTTGGAGAAAACATGCCGGTATCCGCCATGGCCGCCGGGGCCGACCTTGCCGCCGTTTCCATGCACAAATCGGGCGGCAGCTTGACGCAGTCCAGCTTCCTGCTCTGCGGGCAGAACATGAACCCCGACCATGTGCGCCAATTCATCAACCTGACGCAGACGACCAGCGGCTCCTACCTGCTGATGGTCAGTCTGGATATTTCCCGGCGCACGCTCGCCCTGCACGGCGATCATATTTTCCGCAAGGTGACGAACCTGACCGAGTACGCCCGGAACGAAATCAACCAAATAGGCGACTATTACGCCTATGGCCGCGAGCTATGCAACGGCGACACGGTCTTTGATTTCGACGTGACCAAGCTGGCGGTGAACACGCTTGACCTTGGTCTGGCCGGCATTGAAGTATACGATATCCTGCGCGATTTTTATGATATCCAGACCGAGTTCGGCGACCTTGGCAATCTGCTCGCCTATGTTTCGGTGGGCGACCGCGAGCGCGACCTTGAGCGTCTGGTCGCAGCGCTCAGCGATATCCGCCGCCGCTACAAACGCACCAAGGCCACGCTGATGCGGCAGGAATACATCAACCCCGAGGTGGCCGCCGCCCCGCAGGAGGCGTTCTACGCGGAAAAGCAGTCGCTGCCGCTCGGCGAAACGGTAGGCCATATCTGCGCGGAATTCGTCATGTGCTATCCGCCCGGCATCCCGATTCTCGCCCCCGGCGAGCGCATCACCGGCGCGATCCTCGATTATATCCGCTACGCCAAGGAAAAGCACTGCTTGCTGACCGGCACCGAGGACCCCGATGTGAACGAGCTGCAAGTCATCAAAGGAGGAAATTCACCATGCATCTGA
- the speD gene encoding adenosylmethionine decarboxylase, with amino-acid sequence MQNKLKLYGFNNLTKALSFNIYDVCYAKTEREQRDYIAYIDEQYNSERLTGIMSRVTEMIGAHVLHISKQDYDPQGASVTFLIAEEHMVPSSAAALEPDTIVAHLDKSHVTVHTYPEYHPDTCLATFRVDIDVATCGEITPLSTLDYLIGSFDSDIITMDYRVRGFTRDIEGKKLFMDHHITSIQDFIDPSTLERYDAIDVNVYQANLFHTKMLLKEVDLQNYLFNTDIYELPPKTRLKINSDLRREMIEIFSGKNIY; translated from the coding sequence ATGCAGAACAAGCTGAAACTTTACGGGTTCAACAACCTGACCAAGGCGCTGTCCTTTAATATTTACGACGTTTGCTACGCGAAAACCGAACGCGAGCAGCGCGATTACATCGCTTATATCGATGAACAGTATAACTCCGAACGCCTGACGGGCATCATGTCCCGCGTGACCGAGATGATCGGCGCGCACGTGCTGCACATATCCAAGCAGGATTACGACCCGCAGGGCGCTTCGGTCACTTTTTTGATCGCGGAGGAGCACATGGTTCCGTCAAGCGCCGCGGCGCTTGAACCGGACACGATCGTGGCCCATTTGGACAAAAGCCACGTGACCGTGCACACCTATCCGGAATACCACCCGGACACTTGCCTTGCGACCTTCCGCGTCGATATCGACGTGGCGACCTGCGGCGAGATCACCCCGCTTTCCACCCTCGACTACCTGATCGGTTCGTTCGATTCCGATATTATCACGATGGACTACCGCGTGCGCGGCTTTACCCGCGATATCGAGGGCAAAAAGCTGTTTATGGATCACCACATCACCTCGATCCAAGATTTTATCGATCCTTCCACGCTTGAACGGTATGACGCGATCGATGTCAACGTATATCAGGCCAACCTGTTCCACACCAAGATGCTGCTGAAAGAGGTCGACCTGCAAAACTATTTGTTCAACACCGATATTTATGAATTGCCGCCCAAGACCCGCCTAAAGATCAATTCCGACCTGCGCCGTGAAATGATCGAAATCTTCAGCGGGAAGAACATCTATTAA
- a CDS encoding peptidoglycan recognition protein family protein encodes MRVVGFYSKGRGGKRKRNLRPLLLLLIVIGAFAAGMLVHRIFDRPIQEDANISYIGDLPVHEDFLAEGSKTRPGQKREIKYLVIHETDNFSAGANASAHNAFLHNISNDEELRSWHYTVDDKEVYHHLPDDENAFHAGDGMEKNSGNMNGIGIEMCVNEDGDYEKTLKNTEKLCARLLLEYDLKPKALRKHEDFSGKVCPAKLIGANRWDEFCDAVEDQWKQMKKEEAEKQK; translated from the coding sequence GTGAGAGTAGTGGGGTTTTACAGCAAGGGGCGCGGCGGCAAGCGGAAACGGAACCTGCGCCCGCTGCTGCTTCTTTTGATCGTGATAGGCGCTTTTGCGGCGGGCATGCTGGTGCATCGCATTTTTGACAGGCCGATTCAGGAGGATGCAAATATCTCCTATATCGGCGACCTGCCAGTGCACGAGGATTTTTTGGCAGAGGGCAGCAAGACGCGGCCCGGCCAGAAACGGGAGATCAAATATCTGGTTATTCATGAGACCGATAACTTTTCCGCAGGCGCAAACGCTTCGGCGCACAACGCTTTTTTACATAATATTTCAAACGATGAAGAGCTGCGCTCGTGGCATTACACGGTGGACGACAAAGAGGTATACCACCACCTGCCGGATGATGAAAACGCCTTTCACGCGGGCGACGGCATGGAAAAGAACAGCGGCAACATGAACGGCATCGGCATTGAAATGTGCGTCAACGAGGATGGCGATTACGAAAAAACGCTGAAAAACACCGAAAAGCTTTGCGCGCGCCTGCTGCTGGAATACGATTTAAAGCCCAAAGCGCTGCGCAAACACGAGGACTTTTCCGGCAAGGTGTGCCCGGCCAAGCTGATCGGGGCAAACCGCTGGGACGAGTTCTGCGACGCGGTGGAGGACCAGTGGAAGCAGATGAAAAAGGAAGAGGCGGAAAAGCAAAAGTAA
- the aroF gene encoding 3-deoxy-7-phosphoheptulonate synthase — MIVVLKQNPEKTRVDRLIRHFEDIGLKINYSEGANTTILGLMGDTSSIDENDVLAYEVVERVQRVTEPFKAVNRKFHPDDTVLEVAGRKIGAGYFNVMAGPCSVESEEQILEVAESVKRAGASFLRGGAFKPRTSPYSFQGLEDAGLKLLLEAKRQTGLPIVTEIMSEKHLDLFADVDIIQLGARNMQNFMLLKELGRSDKPILLKRGLSATMEEFLMAAEYIFAEGNRNVILCERGIRTFENMIRNNLDITAVPLVKKLSHLPIIIDPSHAAGRRDMVQPLSRAAIAAGADGLIIEAHNNPRCALCDGAQSLDLPQFDEVMADIKRRAEFEGRTFITE, encoded by the coding sequence ATGATCGTCGTACTGAAACAGAACCCTGAAAAAACGCGTGTTGACCGGTTGATCCGGCACTTTGAAGATATTGGTCTGAAAATCAACTATTCCGAGGGCGCGAACACCACCATTCTTGGCCTGATGGGCGATACGTCCAGCATCGATGAAAACGATGTGCTGGCCTATGAAGTAGTCGAGCGGGTACAGCGCGTGACCGAGCCGTTCAAGGCCGTCAACCGCAAGTTCCACCCGGACGATACCGTGCTTGAGGTAGCGGGCCGCAAGATCGGCGCGGGCTATTTCAACGTGATGGCGGGCCCGTGCTCGGTCGAGAGCGAGGAGCAGATTCTGGAGGTGGCCGAAAGCGTCAAGCGCGCGGGCGCGTCGTTTCTGCGTGGCGGCGCGTTCAAGCCGCGCACCTCGCCCTATTCCTTCCAAGGCTTGGAGGACGCGGGCCTGAAACTGCTGCTGGAAGCCAAACGCCAGACCGGCCTGCCCATCGTGACCGAGATCATGAGCGAAAAGCATCTCGATTTATTCGCGGACGTCGATATCATCCAGCTTGGCGCGCGCAACATGCAGAATTTTATGCTGCTCAAGGAGCTGGGCCGTTCGGATAAGCCGATCCTGCTCAAGCGCGGCCTTTCCGCCACCATGGAGGAGTTCCTGATGGCCGCCGAATACATCTTCGCCGAAGGCAACCGCAACGTTATCCTGTGCGAGCGCGGCATCCGCACGTTTGAAAACATGATCCGCAACAATTTGGATATCACGGCGGTGCCGCTTGTCAAAAAGCTCAGCCACCTGCCGATCATCATCGACCCGAGCCATGCGGCTGGACGGCGCGACATGGTGCAGCCGCTTTCCCGCGCGGCAATCGCCGCGGGCGCGGACGGCCTGATCATCGAAGCGCACAACAACCCGCGCTGCGCGCTGTGCGACGGCGCGCAGTCGCTCGACCTGCCGCAGTTCGACGAGGTCATGGCCGATATCAAGCGCCGCGCCGAATTTGAAGGCAGAACGTTTATTACCGAATAA
- a CDS encoding AAA family ATPase — translation MITILCGRVAAGKTALARRFADQGAVVLSCDELMLTLFDGCLGPRHDETALRCLSYLFSLAAQLAGKGVDAVLDYGFWLRAERDAARAYFSSRGLAARLLVVQAAEPARLARLSRRNEGLRHETRRVYLIEGALLGRMDAKFEPPGADEHAEIFDNTEERPTW, via the coding sequence TTGATCACGATCTTATGCGGCCGCGTCGCCGCCGGCAAAACGGCGCTCGCGCGGCGTTTTGCCGATCAGGGCGCGGTCGTCCTCTCGTGCGACGAGCTGATGCTCACCCTGTTTGACGGCTGCCTTGGTCCCCGGCACGATGAAACCGCCCTGCGCTGCCTTTCCTACCTGTTTTCTCTCGCCGCGCAGCTTGCGGGAAAGGGCGTGGACGCTGTTTTGGACTATGGCTTTTGGCTGCGCGCCGAACGGGACGCGGCGCGCGCCTACTTTTCGTCGCGCGGCCTTGCCGCGCGGCTTTTGGTCGTGCAAGCGGCGGAACCGGCAAGGCTCGCGCGGCTTTCCCGCCGAAACGAGGGCCTGCGACACGAAACACGGCGCGTTTACCTGATCGAAGGCGCGTTGCTCGGCCGTATGGACGCGAAATTCGAGCCGCCCGGAGCGGACGAGCATGCCGAAATCTTTGACAACACAGAGGAACGACCCACATGGTAA
- a CDS encoding DUF362 domain-containing protein — MPASKVYFADFHASMNENLQQKLTRLLKTAGMGKIDFDKKFAAIKIHFGEPGNLAFLRPNWAKTVVDFIRERGGKPFLTDCNTLYVGGRKNALDHLDSAYLNGFSPFSTGCHCIIADGLKGTDEALVPVEGGKYVKEAKIGRAMMDADIFITLTHFKGHEATGFGGTLKNIGMGCGSRAGKMEMHSAGKPHVLHGHCIGCGMCQKICAHSAITITEKKATIDHAKCVGCGRCIGVCPRDAVDAANDESNDILNCKIAEYTKAVVDGRPCFHISLVLDVSPNCDCHAENDVPIVPNVGMFASYDPIALDQACADAVNAMPANPDSYVHEHASHGGHAHDHFHYAHPDTNWVVALDHGEALGLGTRQYELVKI, encoded by the coding sequence ATGCCAGCATCCAAGGTTTATTTTGCGGATTTTCACGCGTCGATGAACGAAAACCTGCAACAAAAGCTGACCCGCCTGCTAAAGACGGCAGGCATGGGCAAAATCGACTTTGACAAGAAATTCGCCGCCATCAAGATCCACTTCGGCGAGCCGGGCAACCTCGCGTTCCTGCGCCCCAACTGGGCCAAAACCGTGGTGGACTTTATCCGCGAGCGCGGCGGCAAGCCCTTTTTGACCGACTGCAACACCCTGTACGTCGGCGGGCGCAAAAACGCGCTCGATCATTTGGATTCCGCCTATCTCAACGGGTTTTCCCCCTTCTCCACCGGCTGCCACTGCATCATCGCGGACGGCCTGAAGGGCACGGACGAAGCGCTGGTACCCGTCGAAGGCGGCAAATATGTGAAGGAAGCCAAAATCGGCCGCGCCATGATGGACGCTGATATCTTCATCACCCTGACCCATTTTAAGGGCCACGAGGCGACCGGCTTTGGCGGCACCCTGAAAAACATCGGCATGGGCTGCGGCTCGCGCGCCGGCAAGATGGAAATGCATTCGGCGGGCAAGCCGCATGTTCTGCACGGCCACTGCATCGGCTGCGGCATGTGCCAGAAAATCTGCGCGCATTCCGCCATTACGATCACGGAGAAAAAGGCCACAATCGACCATGCCAAATGCGTCGGCTGCGGTCGCTGCATCGGCGTATGCCCGCGCGACGCGGTCGACGCCGCGAACGACGAATCCAACGATATCCTCAACTGCAAGATCGCGGAATACACCAAGGCGGTCGTGGACGGCAGACCTTGCTTCCATATCTCGCTGGTGCTCGACGTTTCGCCCAACTGCGACTGTCACGCCGAAAACGACGTGCCGATCGTGCCGAACGTCGGCATGTTCGCCTCGTACGACCCGATCGCCCTCGATCAGGCCTGCGCGGACGCGGTAAACGCCATGCCCGCCAACCCGGATTCCTATGTGCACGAGCATGCTTCTCACGGCGGGCACGCGCACGATCATTTCCACTACGCCCACCCGGATACGAACTGGGTCGTCGCGCTCGACCACGGCGAGGCGCTCGGCCTCGGCACGCGGCAGTACGAGTTGGTGAAAATTTGA
- a CDS encoding polysaccharide deacetylase family protein translates to MFITITRDTLYRIAAAAAVCVVLAVLFWRLPADDAAQTSAEAEAAVPASVSDWGLSFQTEGQPPVGNVSADTLRQWNAFYVADTAKPTIYITFDAGFENGNTPAILDALKKHSAPACFFLVGNFIDTAPELVQRMVDEGHIVGNHTMHHPDMSKIADQASFEAELNGLSEKFEALTGKPMQKFYRPPQGKFSEENLKQAQALGYTTVFWSLAYVDWYTDNQPTDEQAYSKLLPRIHNGAIVLLHSTSSTNARILDELLTKWEQAGYTFGALTDLTQAG, encoded by the coding sequence ATGTTTATTACGATCACGCGCGATACGTTATATCGCATTGCTGCGGCGGCGGCGGTCTGTGTGGTGCTGGCCGTGCTGTTCTGGCGCTTGCCGGCGGATGACGCCGCGCAGACCTCCGCCGAAGCGGAGGCGGCTGTGCCCGCTTCGGTATCCGACTGGGGCCTTTCCTTCCAGACCGAAGGACAGCCGCCGGTGGGCAACGTTTCCGCCGACACGCTGCGGCAGTGGAACGCGTTTTACGTCGCGGATACCGCCAAACCGACCATTTACATCACCTTTGACGCGGGGTTTGAAAACGGCAACACGCCGGCCATTTTGGATGCGCTGAAAAAGCATTCCGCGCCCGCGTGCTTCTTCCTCGTGGGTAATTTTATCGACACCGCGCCCGAACTGGTGCAGCGCATGGTGGATGAGGGCCATATCGTGGGCAATCACACGATGCACCACCCGGATATGTCCAAAATAGCGGATCAGGCCTCCTTTGAAGCCGAATTAAACGGTCTGTCCGAAAAGTTTGAAGCGCTGACCGGCAAGCCGATGCAAAAGTTTTACCGTCCCCCGCAGGGCAAGTTTTCCGAAGAAAATTTGAAGCAGGCGCAGGCCCTCGGCTACACGACCGTGTTCTGGAGCCTTGCCTATGTGGATTGGTATACCGACAACCAGCCCACGGATGAGCAGGCCTATTCCAAACTTTTGCCGCGCATTCACAACGGCGCGATCGTGCTGCTGCACTCGACCTCGTCCACCAACGCCCGCATTCTTGACGAACTGCTGACCAAATGGGAGCAGGCTGGCTATACCTTCGGCGCGCTGACCGACCTGACGCAGGCGGGCTGA
- a CDS encoding stalk domain-containing protein: MVRKLKRALALLTAALLLGTMAPLALAAGNGQTPLYEYLGYGSEQAFLDEWNWSENEEATYDWWEDTYQNFVLQCTEDPQLMVDWYGYTLPTAAEVNGLTVEELPKAAAWEMTEQKYEETYGWNYGWEEPEPPTLSVQLMGETVAFPDAQPETVNGRTMVPLRAMVDALHGETGYDGGASSVTAKVGETTVRFALGGDKLYWTGPADKAPEGLVKDGAESYLPMDVQPYEKSGRTYVPVRFFAEAFGLTVQWDEWQQTAVVYDKAALIDSIDSRFTVLNQWLAAQPARDTDQAMRMAATIAVTYTAFNSIDGDESFPLNGTLSVLTEGQSYQMDLKLDLYAMVRMLIDKAAPYVDEELSKAIDLLKGDLQNATFEMIYNADENTLYFRCPLLLKAIGLAEPDMTPKEGTDAWVRIEDAIDQSLLDAAGLYNRIAENGGKLTIGALIVEPNEASFKKWFVASFWQSANDAADGLELFLGDGKFTRNGDAYTARFDETPQEGAEGLAGMLVDLDIAYVKGSVVLNTRTGVASGTLAVRQDTYWRDQLLTYEFEGDAQNAAFKMSIHTNNTGKLEMEMQITEKPASGSPAARPPENDKVIDLNDWLGLPESEPESQNNVIAVMVP; the protein is encoded by the coding sequence ATGGTACGAAAGCTGAAACGGGCGCTCGCGCTGCTGACGGCGGCCCTGCTGCTCGGCACGATGGCCCCCTTGGCGCTTGCGGCGGGAAACGGGCAAACGCCGCTGTATGAATACCTTGGCTATGGATCTGAGCAGGCCTTTTTGGACGAATGGAACTGGTCGGAAAACGAGGAGGCAACCTACGACTGGTGGGAGGATACCTACCAAAACTTTGTGCTGCAATGCACGGAGGACCCGCAGCTGATGGTGGATTGGTACGGCTATACGCTGCCCACCGCGGCGGAAGTGAACGGCTTGACGGTGGAGGAGCTGCCGAAGGCCGCGGCGTGGGAAATGACCGAGCAAAAATACGAAGAGACCTACGGCTGGAATTATGGCTGGGAAGAGCCCGAACCGCCCACGCTTTCCGTGCAGCTGATGGGGGAGACGGTCGCCTTTCCGGACGCGCAGCCCGAAACCGTGAACGGGCGCACGATGGTGCCGCTGCGCGCCATGGTGGACGCCCTGCATGGCGAGACCGGCTATGACGGCGGGGCGTCGTCCGTCACCGCCAAGGTGGGGGAAACGACCGTGCGCTTCGCGCTCGGCGGCGATAAGCTGTACTGGACGGGCCCGGCGGACAAAGCGCCGGAAGGCCTTGTAAAGGACGGCGCCGAAAGCTACCTGCCCATGGATGTACAACCCTATGAAAAGTCCGGCCGCACCTATGTGCCGGTGCGCTTTTTCGCGGAGGCGTTCGGCCTGACCGTCCAGTGGGACGAGTGGCAGCAGACGGCGGTGGTTTACGATAAAGCCGCGCTGATTGATTCCATCGACAGCCGGTTTACCGTGCTCAACCAATGGCTCGCGGCGCAGCCGGCGCGGGATACCGATCAGGCGATGCGCATGGCGGCCACGATCGCGGTCACCTATACGGCCTTCAACTCGATCGATGGGGACGAGAGCTTTCCGCTGAACGGCACGCTTTCCGTGCTGACAGAGGGCCAAAGCTACCAGATGGATCTAAAGCTCGATCTATACGCCATGGTACGCATGCTGATCGACAAGGCAGCGCCGTATGTAGACGAGGAGCTTTCCAAAGCGATCGACCTATTAAAGGGCGATCTGCAAAACGCTACCTTTGAAATGATCTATAACGCGGATGAAAACACCCTGTATTTCCGCTGCCCGCTGCTGCTCAAGGCGATCGGACTGGCCGAACCCGACATGACGCCCAAGGAAGGGACGGACGCTTGGGTGCGGATAGAGGACGCGATCGACCAAAGCCTGCTCGACGCGGCGGGGCTGTATAACCGCATCGCGGAAAACGGCGGCAAGCTGACGATCGGCGCGCTGATCGTCGAGCCAAACGAAGCCAGCTTTAAAAAGTGGTTCGTGGCCTCGTTCTGGCAGAGCGCGAACGATGCGGCGGATGGCTTGGAGCTGTTTTTGGGCGACGGCAAATTTACCAGAAACGGCGACGCCTATACCGCCCGCTTTGACGAGACCCCGCAGGAGGGCGCCGAAGGTCTGGCGGGCATGCTGGTAGACCTTGATATCGCCTATGTGAAGGGTTCGGTCGTGCTGAATACCCGAACCGGCGTGGCGAGCGGCACGCTTGCGGTGCGGCAGGATACGTATTGGAGAGATCAGCTGCTGACCTATGAATTTGAGGGCGACGCGCAAAACGCGGCCTTTAAAATGAGCATACACACGAACAACACCGGCAAGCTTGAAATGGAAATGCAGATCACGGAAAAGCCCGCCTCCGGTTCTCCGGCCGCCCGGCCGCCGGAAAACGACAAGGTGATTGATCTGAACGATTGGCTCGGTTTGCCGGAATCGGAGCCGGAAAGCCAAAACAACGTGATCGCCGTCATGGTACCATAG